The following proteins are co-located in the Pyrobaculum calidifontis JCM 11548 genome:
- a CDS encoding hemerythrin domain-containing protein, translated as MGKVRVKYVTSVLREHHDHILRALAVLDKALSSPSPDPDDVYTLVQFAQRFVDACHHGVEEYVLFQGANRAGFPLTGGPIQVMVCEHGVGRYLARVMEELYHAWKSGDKEALRDLADYARIYIDHLSQHIDKENNVLFPMIESTAHEASSSKTVEQIERENDHERWIAELDRVAKKYGL; from the coding sequence ATGGGCAAGGTGAGAGTGAAGTACGTGACTTCTGTCCTCAGGGAACACCACGACCACATCCTCAGAGCCCTCGCCGTTTTAGACAAGGCCCTCTCTTCCCCCAGCCCAGACCCCGACGACGTGTACACCTTGGTGCAGTTCGCCCAGCGCTTCGTTGACGCGTGTCACCACGGCGTGGAGGAGTACGTGCTCTTCCAGGGGGCAAACCGGGCGGGGTTCCCCCTGACCGGCGGCCCAATACAGGTCATGGTGTGTGAACACGGCGTGGGGCGCTACTTGGCTAGAGTCATGGAGGAGCTGTACCACGCGTGGAAGTCCGGCGACAAGGAGGCCCTACGGGACTTGGCCGACTACGCGCGCATATACATAGACCACCTCTCCCAACACATAGACAAGGAGAACAACGTCCTTTTCCCAATGATAGAGTCCACGGCCCACGAGGCGTCCTCCTCCAAGACCGTGGAACAGATAGAGCGGGAGAACGACCACGAGAGGTGGATCGCCGAGTTGGACAGAGTGGCCAAAAAGTATGGACTATAG
- a CDS encoding helix-turn-helix domain-containing protein: protein MRFKFLPRTSFSLEKEDVTVLCLLAKGLGAKQISFVTGLSLSAVYRRINRLRGLGFDGPGVYIPIEAVDGHIRVLARPLVVVGEGNCAYVPDDCDNDCLRCPYYSTHLSALVKVVGRNFLTPVHAAEYLVELAKRALRRGWELRGGEV from the coding sequence ATGAGATTTAAATTTCTCCCCCGGACCTCTTTTTCACTGGAGAAGGAGGATGTCACCGTGTTGTGTCTACTCGCCAAGGGTCTTGGGGCTAAGCAGATAAGCTTTGTGACAGGCCTTTCTCTAAGCGCCGTGTACAGGAGGATAAATAGGCTGAGGGGGCTGGGCTTCGACGGGCCGGGGGTCTACATACCCATAGAGGCCGTGGATGGGCACATAAGGGTCTTGGCCAGGCCTCTCGTGGTAGTTGGAGAGGGGAACTGCGCCTATGTGCCCGACGACTGCGACAACGACTGCCTGCGCTGTCCCTACTACTCCACGCACCTAAGCGCCTTGGTTAAAGTGGTTGGGAGAAACTTCCTCACTCCTGTCCACGCCGCGGAGTACCTCGTGGAGTTGGCGAAGAGGGCGCTGAGACGCGGCTGGGAGCTACGGGGCGGCGAAGTTTAA
- a CDS encoding cytochrome D1 domain-containing protein, translating into MSQSQEKGAGRRDVLKAFAAAGLGFAVGSWALALSRGAPVQKVVYEKAEEVRVKPVVQVQQQTAAPQVSAPPHDAFQKRGLAYLSADYIQSTLRVLVPEDQLPSKPTAYNINDLDWIAILIESRYHEPGVEMVGAYTFLDMKNFKVLKRVKNAGDRVHVVRFGREEWPEHKRRFALGMSRDCWLSKIDLYSMQVVRQIKIGVDCRSAAYDKDGKYVIAGSKDPGHVVILDAETFKVLKVIPFLGVSKFFPTPMMGRQGAILTTDLGYWLVNVKDAEMVLVIDYRDPSFPIVHVFTSYDTNKKGRSVKVQIGDKTYETTGIGKSPHELNKLDKVGRYVAVTGQESSTITILDVENFEVVNVIPCGKKPHPGPGTLVPNKYFLTNAIAEGKITVINLQTMDLEKYITYPQEFPADTGGGLYSTPPLPDGTIPKGLAWFDTTFNINKGIFAVDIYMLDVATRPPKPAIFAANKPGKWAMHPGYTPDGKYVISALERTDTVYKVDAETGEIVGTINLKNVEPVQLLEEPSPTGIFPAWRIKAPWF; encoded by the coding sequence ATGTCGCAGTCCCAGGAGAAGGGTGCTGGGAGACGCGACGTGTTAAAGGCCTTTGCCGCCGCTGGCCTGGGCTTCGCTGTTGGTAGCTGGGCCCTTGCCTTGAGCCGCGGCGCGCCTGTGCAGAAGGTGGTGTACGAGAAGGCTGAGGAGGTGAGGGTGAAGCCCGTGGTTCAAGTACAGCAACAAACCGCGGCGCCGCAGGTGTCCGCGCCTCCCCACGACGCTTTTCAGAAGAGGGGGCTCGCCTACTTGAGCGCCGATTATATACAAAGCACTCTGAGGGTGTTGGTGCCGGAGGACCAGCTCCCCAGCAAGCCCACCGCCTACAACATCAACGACTTGGACTGGATAGCCATACTGATTGAGAGCAGATACCACGAGCCGGGCGTGGAGATGGTGGGGGCCTACACCTTCCTCGATATGAAGAATTTTAAGGTGCTGAAGCGGGTGAAAAACGCGGGGGATAGAGTCCACGTGGTGAGGTTCGGCCGCGAGGAGTGGCCTGAGCACAAGAGGAGGTTTGCCCTCGGGATGTCAAGGGACTGCTGGCTCTCCAAGATCGACCTCTACTCCATGCAGGTGGTTAGGCAGATTAAAATCGGCGTTGACTGCAGAAGCGCGGCGTACGACAAGGACGGGAAGTACGTAATAGCTGGCTCCAAGGACCCGGGCCACGTGGTAATCCTTGACGCGGAGACCTTCAAGGTGTTGAAGGTTATCCCATTCCTTGGCGTGAGCAAGTTCTTCCCCACGCCCATGATGGGCCGGCAGGGCGCCATATTGACAACCGACTTGGGCTACTGGCTAGTCAACGTAAAAGACGCCGAGATGGTGCTTGTGATAGACTACAGAGACCCCTCCTTCCCCATTGTACACGTCTTCACGAGCTATGACACTAACAAGAAGGGGAGAAGCGTCAAAGTCCAAATCGGCGACAAGACCTACGAGACCACAGGCATTGGCAAAAGCCCCCACGAGCTCAACAAGTTGGACAAAGTGGGGAGGTATGTGGCTGTCACAGGGCAGGAGAGTAGCACAATTACAATACTCGACGTAGAGAACTTCGAGGTTGTCAACGTTATCCCATGTGGAAAGAAGCCTCACCCAGGCCCCGGCACCCTAGTCCCCAACAAGTACTTCCTAACCAACGCCATAGCCGAGGGCAAAATCACAGTGATAAACCTACAAACGATGGACCTAGAGAAGTACATAACTTACCCGCAGGAGTTCCCCGCCGACACAGGCGGCGGCCTCTACTCCACGCCGCCGCTCCCTGATGGCACAATACCCAAGGGCTTGGCGTGGTTTGACACCACGTTTAATATAAACAAGGGCATATTCGCCGTAGATATATACATGCTTGACGTGGCGACGCGGCCGCCGAAGCCCGCGATATTTGCCGCAAACAAGCCGGGCAAGTGGGCCATGCACCCCGGCTATACCCCAGACGGGAAGTATGTAATAAGCGCGCTGGAGCGCACCGACACGGTGTACAAGGTAGACGCCGAGACTGGGGAAATTGTCGGCACCATAAACCTGAAAAACGTAGAGCCAGTCCAGCTACTAGAGGAGCCAAGCCCAACGGGCATATTCCCAGCTTGGCGCATAAAGGCGCCCTGGTTCTAA
- a CDS encoding helix-turn-helix domain-containing protein has product MKFLRVVLKPCPQTPADAYAHLGFQIQNGKLVHVVATPRGVVHIVSKCEECILYKLLSVGYVKSVELENRRLVVVVGATPAVKKLLKANPHVVKVEAVSHRRLVLTERQRAVLRRVAEGRGLGEVAKELGVTKVAVYKVFKKALEKAALLI; this is encoded by the coding sequence GTGAAATTTCTTCGCGTAGTTTTAAAGCCGTGCCCACAGACGCCGGCCGACGCCTACGCCCACCTGGGCTTTCAGATACAAAACGGCAAGCTCGTCCACGTTGTGGCAACGCCTAGAGGAGTCGTCCACATAGTGTCTAAATGTGAAGAGTGTATACTCTACAAACTCCTCTCCGTGGGGTATGTAAAAAGCGTAGAATTGGAAAACAGGCGACTCGTCGTAGTGGTAGGCGCCACACCGGCTGTGAAAAAGCTCCTGAAAGCCAACCCACATGTCGTCAAAGTGGAGGCAGTGTCTCACAGGAGGCTGGTTCTCACAGAGAGGCAGAGAGCTGTCCTGCGCCGAGTGGCAGAGGGGAGGGGCTTGGGAGAGGTGGCCAAAGAGCTGGGGGTGACAAAGGTGGCCGTGTACAAGGTCTTCAAAAAGGCGCTTGAAAAGGCGGCCCTTCTTATTTAG
- the cyoE gene encoding heme o synthase produces the protein MKAYLTLLKPRVIWLLILASAAGYVYAAGGVDWGKLSSLLLAALLATGGSAAFNHYWERDIDAAMRRTSRRPLPMGLIKPGRALAFSLALSAAGVALGFLLLGPLPGAFVALGWFFYAVVYTMWLKRRSWLNVLAGGFAGNAVFLGGYALGKGHIDLAAVLMSFAVYLWIPAHIWSLAYKYKEDYRRAGVPMLPVVIGEQKAVVVISVLNVASVAYIALLTLLFLPSLLSLLLVAVGAGAAVASSIYALVKRTEGAMWKMYKSSAPVLTIFLVAVMLA, from the coding sequence GTGAAGGCGTATCTGACTTTGTTAAAGCCGAGGGTCATTTGGCTTTTAATTTTGGCCAGCGCAGCTGGGTACGTATACGCCGCGGGGGGCGTGGATTGGGGCAAGCTGTCTTCTCTTCTCTTGGCGGCTCTCTTGGCCACGGGCGGCTCTGCCGCGTTTAACCACTACTGGGAGCGTGACATAGACGCGGCAATGCGGCGCACGTCTCGTAGGCCTCTTCCAATGGGCCTAATTAAGCCGGGCAGGGCTTTGGCCTTTTCTCTGGCGCTCTCCGCGGCCGGCGTTGCCCTGGGCTTCCTCCTGCTGGGCCCGTTGCCGGGGGCCTTCGTGGCCTTGGGCTGGTTCTTCTACGCCGTGGTGTACACCATGTGGCTTAAGAGGAGGAGCTGGCTAAACGTCTTGGCAGGGGGATTCGCCGGGAACGCGGTTTTTCTAGGCGGATATGCGCTGGGAAAGGGCCACATAGACCTCGCCGCAGTGTTAATGTCCTTTGCCGTGTATCTCTGGATCCCGGCGCACATATGGTCTCTGGCCTACAAGTACAAAGAGGACTACAGAAGGGCTGGCGTCCCCATGCTTCCTGTCGTAATTGGCGAGCAGAAGGCTGTCGTCGTGATATCTGTCTTGAACGTGGCAAGTGTCGCCTATATAGCACTTTTGACGTTGCTCTTTTTGCCCTCCCTCTTGTCCTTGTTGCTAGTCGCCGTGGGCGCGGGGGCGGCCGTTGCGTCGAGTATATACGCGCTGGTGAAGAGGACTGAGGGAGCCATGTGGAAGATGTATAAATCCTCGGCCCCCGTCTTGACGATATTCTTGGTCGCAGTAATGCTGGCCTAG
- a CDS encoding LuxR family transcriptional regulator: MQFLRVVLRTCPKVPRDAYAHLGFHMRNGHVIHLVATPRGVERVVAKCDECVFYQLASSGYIFGGVKLGEGRITIVVTGNGAVKRVLRNSPQVVKVEEVSYKNLVLTEKQRDALLHLAMGKGAGDLAKELGVSRVAALKLIRRALKKVALLV, from the coding sequence ATGCAGTTTCTTAGAGTTGTTTTACGTACATGCCCAAAGGTCCCCCGCGACGCCTATGCCCATCTAGGCTTTCACATGCGCAATGGGCATGTAATACACCTTGTGGCCACCCCTCGGGGCGTGGAGAGGGTAGTAGCCAAATGCGACGAGTGTGTCTTCTACCAACTGGCGTCAAGCGGGTACATCTTCGGCGGAGTCAAGCTGGGCGAGGGGCGTATCACTATCGTGGTGACTGGCAACGGCGCTGTTAAAAGGGTCTTGAGAAACTCGCCCCAAGTGGTAAAGGTAGAGGAGGTGTCCTACAAGAACCTAGTGCTCACTGAAAAACAGCGAGACGCGCTCCTCCACTTGGCAATGGGCAAGGGGGCCGGCGACTTGGCCAAAGAGCTGGGCGTAAGCAGAGTGGCGGCGCTTAAGCTAATTAGGAGAGCTTTGAAAAAGGTGGCCCTCCTAGTCTAG
- a CDS encoding bacterio-opsin activator codes for MYICIIRHKPCPHFLAQSGDEFKHVGFRVENGDLAHLVWNGRLRKVVCRKDCSIAKLVSKSYIKSILTVDGYFIFAIVVRGQSAYGPCYAPYRFNLTEREVEALRVFSSRSIKGAAEKLGVSKAATSKLVKRAVRKLLALLGE; via the coding sequence ATGTATATCTGTATAATTAGACATAAGCCATGCCCTCATTTTTTGGCACAATCTGGGGATGAGTTTAAACATGTTGGATTCAGAGTGGAGAACGGCGACTTGGCTCACCTAGTTTGGAACGGGAGGCTCAGAAAAGTTGTATGCAGGAAGGACTGCTCCATCGCGAAGCTTGTATCTAAGTCTTATATCAAATCTATTCTTACCGTGGATGGATATTTTATATTTGCCATAGTGGTGAGGGGGCAGTCGGCTTATGGGCCTTGTTACGCCCCTTACAGATTTAACTTGACCGAAAGGGAAGTGGAGGCTTTGCGTGTGTTTTCTTCACGCTCTATCAAAGGCGCGGCTGAGAAGCTGGGAGTTTCTAAGGCGGCTACAAGTAAGCTTGTGAAGAGAGCTGTGAGAAAATTACTGGCTCTACTGGGAGAGTGA
- the nosZ gene encoding Sec-dependent nitrous-oxide reductase → MRTPTKVRFASSSPGAGGGGAKEATKIKISRRDVVIGLGGLAVGLVGGLALSQLLAKGAVAPAPPGVSARVQELAAARGLSPQDVENAVATYLPGGKYDEFYMFSSGGHSGQVAVYGLPSLKLYRIIAVFTPEPWQGWGYHDRKTMEVLFSERATAGRPLSWGDTHHPEFDRQNAEYVGRWLFIGDKVNGRAAAISLLDFETKDIVKIPNVQTIHGGAFTTPNTEYVLYATQYPAPWEPGRGYKPGVTKVPWSQVVKDEKYFWEYMRGALTFLAFDRNTGRFDLSKSFQIEVPPYVQDLSTISWGPGDGLAFVNSFGTEGMFGETPYEAKLSKNDYDLLHIVLWRKAEDLCLRQGRCKEINGIKVLSLEDAIKEGVLFFVREPKSPHGVDTSPGGHFISVGGKLAPYATVYSTEKIKQAIADKKFEGQDRYGVPILDYGSVVAGQVEVCLGPLHTEFDGRGNAYISCFVENVVTKFTLGSPEYRGDKPFTVVDKVQIHYNVGHICVPESNSPNPAGKYLVALNKWSIDRFFPVGPLKPQNFQLIDISGDKMRLLAEVPVGWGEPHYAKAIRAEKIKPLDVYPVGTDPHVMKDGQFQLSSNAVTEIGKERVQRYQLPDGRWVTEVWGTVIRSTIRPNIIVAKKGDIVRLHLTNIEKSVDATHGLAIAEYNVAASLEPGEYAEIEFVADIPGVFAFYCYEFCSPLHLEMVGWLVVEE, encoded by the coding sequence ATGCGAACGCCTACAAAGGTGAGGTTTGCCTCGTCGTCTCCCGGCGCCGGGGGCGGCGGGGCTAAGGAGGCGACTAAAATAAAGATTTCTAGGCGCGACGTGGTTATAGGCCTAGGGGGACTGGCCGTGGGGCTGGTGGGGGGCCTCGCCTTAAGCCAGCTCTTGGCCAAGGGGGCTGTGGCGCCGGCGCCCCCCGGCGTGTCGGCACGGGTCCAAGAATTGGCCGCGGCAAGAGGGCTGTCGCCTCAAGACGTAGAAAATGCCGTGGCCACGTATCTCCCCGGAGGGAAGTACGACGAGTTCTACATGTTCTCAAGCGGCGGCCACTCGGGGCAGGTGGCGGTCTACGGCCTTCCCTCTTTGAAGCTCTACCGCATAATAGCCGTATTCACTCCCGAGCCTTGGCAGGGCTGGGGCTACCACGATAGGAAGACCATGGAAGTTCTCTTCAGCGAGAGAGCCACCGCTGGCAGGCCGCTCAGCTGGGGCGACACCCACCACCCCGAGTTCGATAGGCAAAACGCCGAATATGTCGGCAGATGGCTGTTCATTGGCGACAAAGTGAACGGGAGAGCAGCCGCCATTTCCCTACTAGACTTTGAGACCAAGGACATTGTAAAAATCCCCAATGTACAAACTATCCACGGCGGCGCCTTCACTACTCCAAACACGGAGTACGTCTTATACGCCACGCAGTATCCAGCGCCTTGGGAGCCGGGCAGAGGATATAAGCCAGGTGTCACCAAGGTCCCGTGGAGCCAAGTGGTAAAAGATGAAAAGTACTTCTGGGAGTACATGAGGGGTGCCCTCACGTTCCTCGCCTTTGACCGTAACACTGGGAGATTCGACTTGTCGAAAAGCTTCCAAATAGAGGTCCCGCCCTATGTGCAAGACCTTTCCACAATATCCTGGGGCCCCGGCGACGGTTTGGCGTTTGTCAACTCCTTTGGCACAGAGGGCATGTTCGGAGAGACGCCATATGAGGCAAAGTTGTCTAAGAACGACTACGACCTGTTACACATAGTGCTGTGGAGAAAGGCTGAGGACCTCTGCTTGAGGCAAGGCCGTTGCAAGGAGATAAACGGCATAAAAGTCCTCTCCCTAGAGGACGCGATTAAGGAGGGGGTGTTGTTCTTTGTTAGAGAGCCCAAGAGTCCCCACGGCGTAGATACATCCCCCGGCGGGCACTTTATATCTGTGGGAGGCAAACTGGCCCCCTACGCCACAGTCTACAGCACGGAGAAGATAAAGCAGGCCATTGCAGATAAGAAGTTCGAGGGGCAGGACAGATACGGAGTGCCTATATTGGACTACGGTAGCGTGGTTGCGGGACAGGTGGAGGTCTGCCTAGGCCCACTACACACAGAATTCGACGGGAGAGGCAACGCCTACATCAGTTGCTTCGTGGAAAATGTAGTAACAAAATTCACCCTAGGCTCGCCCGAGTACAGAGGCGATAAGCCGTTCACAGTGGTAGACAAAGTGCAGATACACTACAACGTGGGCCACATATGTGTGCCAGAGTCTAATTCGCCTAATCCAGCTGGGAAGTATCTAGTGGCGTTGAACAAGTGGTCAATAGACAGATTCTTCCCAGTGGGGCCGCTTAAGCCTCAGAACTTCCAGCTAATAGATATATCTGGTGATAAGATGAGGCTACTCGCAGAGGTGCCCGTGGGCTGGGGCGAGCCGCACTACGCCAAGGCTATACGGGCTGAGAAGATAAAGCCGCTTGACGTATATCCAGTGGGCACGGACCCCCACGTCATGAAAGATGGCCAGTTCCAGTTGAGCTCCAATGCGGTGACTGAAATAGGCAAGGAGCGGGTGCAGAGGTATCAGCTACCAGACGGGAGGTGGGTCACTGAGGTTTGGGGCACGGTGATTAGGTCGACTATAAGGCCTAACATTATTGTGGCAAAGAAGGGCGACATAGTGCGCCTCCACTTAACCAACATAGAGAAGAGCGTAGATGCCACACATGGCCTTGCCATTGCTGAGTACAATGTGGCGGCCTCGCTGGAGCCCGGCGAATATGCCGAGATAGAGTTTGTGGCAGATATACCCGGCGTATTTGCCTTCTACTGCTACGAGTTCTGCTCACCGCTCCACTTAGAAATGGTGGGATGGCTGGTAGTAGAGGAGTAA
- a CDS encoding nitrous oxide reductase accessory protein NosL translates to MALGASLLVAGGAAYLLTRPRQSGVPDVRLGVDKCAYCGMVIVDRRFAAVYNEDGKWVYFDDVICLLLYLKAVDKLGDVGKAYVHDYSTGRLIRAGEAYYVVNKRIPTPMGSGIAAFENREEAAKFGQVYTIDELVGKLEEIAPLGT, encoded by the coding sequence ATGGCACTCGGGGCCTCTCTTTTGGTGGCTGGGGGTGCGGCATATTTGCTGACAAGGCCTAGGCAGAGCGGTGTGCCAGACGTGAGACTCGGCGTGGATAAATGCGCCTACTGTGGCATGGTTATTGTAGATAGGAGGTTCGCCGCGGTCTACAACGAGGACGGAAAGTGGGTCTACTTCGACGACGTGATATGCCTCCTCCTCTACCTAAAGGCTGTGGACAAGCTAGGCGATGTGGGGAAGGCGTATGTCCACGACTATTCCACAGGAAGACTTATAAGGGCGGGCGAGGCCTATTATGTTGTGAACAAGAGAATTCCCACCCCCATGGGCTCTGGCATCGCCGCCTTTGAGAATAGGGAGGAGGCCGCAAAGTTTGGGCAAGTGTATACGATAGATGAGCTTGTGGGCAAGTTAGAGGAAATAGCGCCGTTGGGGACATGA